A single Scleropages formosus chromosome 4, fSclFor1.1, whole genome shotgun sequence DNA region contains:
- the birc2 gene encoding baculoviral IAP repeat-containing protein 2 — protein sequence MEKASMAILTEIMRTNVRQNDTQKNTPYSLITCTFIHFPKLNLIVYTYFYLFIPQGLKIQTSLPEKGIPFTASQMEILQNSSFLRSLCSSSTPADLLYDNSSELFRISTFAKFPSTAAVTERSLARAGFFYTGVGDRVQCFRCNVTADNWQSGECPTERHRQLSPSCTFIKSLPSTSSLLSSSHSAFSPLRNLPVLQVSSSATNTTSSSSGQPDEQGGYFNMGFTSLAPASPLSSRGVEDMLHQRPPTCHNPSMCREQERLDTFQNWTLTTVTPADLAKAGFYYLGQGDRVACFSCGGQLSNWEPGDRAVSEHQRHYPNCRFVRGDRTENVPITPGSLVNVSNPAMQQCEERLLTFVNWPTRIPVRPDQLAKAGFYYVGRNDDVKCFCCDGGLRCWESGDDPWVEHAKWFPRCEYLLQEKGQEFVHQIQARFPRLFEQLLTNGDGTSREFTDPPVVHLAPGEERSEDAVMMNTPVVMSALEMGFDRALVKQTVQSKILTSGENYKAVQELVSDLLSAEDEKREEEKERFAEEMASDGFTFLKKHHIALTQRLKSVQSLMDHLLEQSVILQREYDTIASCTSVKQQTSQLIDLVLSKGNAAAEVFRNWIQKNDVYLLRELMAQSNEAVSPSQDLSDLPMEEQLRRLQEERTCKVCMDKEVNIVFIPCGHLVVCKECAPSLRKCPICRGLVKGTVRTFLS from the exons ATGGAGAAGGCATCTATGGCTATACTCACTGAAATAATGAGAACAAATGTTAGACAGAATGACACTCAAAAGAATACACCATATTCTttaattacatgtacatttattcattttcctaaATTAAATCTAATAGTTTAtacatatttctatttatttattccacagGGACTAAAAATTCAAACCTCTCTCCCTGAAAAGGGCATCCCTTTTACAGCTTCTCAAAtggaaattttacaaaacagttCATTCTTAAGGAGCCTGTGCAGCAGCAGTACCCCAGCAGATTTGCTCTATGATAACTCTTCCGAACTGTTCCGAATCTCCACGTTTGCCAAATTCCCCTCAACTGCAGCTGTTACAGAGAGGAGTCTTGCCCGTGCAGGGTTTTTTTATACAGGCGTTGGGGATCGTGTCCAGTGTTTTCGCTGTAATGTCACTGCAGACAATTGGCAGTCAGGAGAGTGCCCCACTGAGAGGCACAGACAGCTCTCTCCTTCTTGTACATTCATCAAGAGTTTACCTTCCACCTCTAGCCTTTTGTCGTCTTCCCACTCTGCATTCTCACCTCTGCGCAATTTGCCAGTTTTGCAAGTATCATCTTCTGCTACCAACACTACTTCCTCTTCTTCTGGGCAGCCAGATGAACAAGGGGGCTACTTCAACATGGGGTTCACAAGTCTGGCCCCGGCTAGTCCCCTAAGCTCCCGTGGTGTGGAGGACATGTTACATCAGCGTCCACCCACCTGTCACAACCCAAGCATGTGCCGTGAGCAGGAACGCCTAGATACTTTTCAGAACTGGACGCTAACAACAGTCACTCCTGCTGATCTAGCCAAAGCTGGCTTTTATTACTTGGGACAGGGTGATCGAGTGGCCTGCTTTAGCTGTGGAGGACAGCTCAGCAATTGGGAGCCTGGTGACAGGGCAGTATCAGAGCATCAGAGGCATTACCCCAACTGTCGCTTTGTGAGAGGAGACAGAACTGAAAATGTTCCTATCACTCCTGGTAGTCTGGTAAATGTGTCTAATCCAGCCATGCAGCAGTGTGAGGAAAGACTGCTGACATTTGTCAACTGGCCAACCAGAATACCAGTGCGACCAGATCAGCTGGCAAAAGCTGGCTTTTACTATGTGG GTCGCAATGATGATGTGAAGTGTTTTTGCTGTGATGGAGGACTCAGATGCTGGGAGTCAGGTGACGATCCCTGGGTGGAGCATGCCAAGTGGTTTCcaag ATGTGAATACCTTCTGCAAGAAAAGGGCCAAGAGTTTGTCCATCAGATTCAAGCTCGATTTCCACGGTTGTTTGAGCAG CTCTTGACAAATGGTGACGGTACTTCACGGGAGTTCACTGATCCACCAG TGGTGCACCTTGCGCCTGGAGAAGAACGTTCAGAAGATGCAGTTATGATGAACACTCCTGTGGTGATGTCAGCCTTGGAGATGGGGTTTGATCGTGCTCTGGTCAAACAAACTGTGCAAAGCAAAATTCTCACTAGTGGCGAGAATTACAAGGCTGTTCAAGAATTAGTGTCAGACCTACTCAGTGCTGAAGATGAAAAAagggaagaggagaaggagaggtTTGCAGAGGAAATGGCCTCAG ATGGCTTCACATTTTTGAAGAAACATCACATTGCCCTTACTCAGCGCTTGAAGAGTGTTCAAAGCTTGATGGACCATCTGCTAGAGCAGTCTGTAATCCTCCAGCGGGAATACGACACCATTGCGAGCTGCACTTCAGTCAAGCAACAGACCAGCCAGCTTATAGACCTGGTGCTATCAAAAGGGAACGCGGCAGCTGAGGTGTTCCGAAACTGGATCCAAAAGAACGACGTATACCTCTTAAGAGAACTAATgg CCCAGTCAAATGAAGCTGTGTCACCGAGTCAAGATCTTTCAG aCTTGCCTATGGAGGAACAATTAAGGAGACTGCAGGAGGAGCGTACTTGTAAAGTGTGCATGGACAAGGAGGTCAACATTGTCTTCATACCCTGTGGGCATCTGGTGGTGTGCAAAGAGTGTGCACCATCATTACGCAAGTGCCCTATCTGCAGAGGGCTTGTCAAGGGCACTGTCCGAACTTTCCTTTCCTAA
- the ckma gene encoding creatine kinase, muscle a: MPFGNTHNNFKLNYSLDDEFPDLSQHNNHMAKALTKEIYAKLRDKQTPTGYTLDDVIQTGVDNPGHPFIMTVGCVAGDEESYDVFKDLLDPVISDRHGGYKATDKHRTDLNHENLKGGDDLDPNYVVSSRVRTGRSIKGYSLPPHNSRGERRAIEKLSIEALNSLGGEFKGKYYPLKDMTDQEQEQLIADHFLFDKPVSPLLLAAGMARDWPDARGIWHNDEKTFLVWVNEEDHLRVISMQQGGNMREVFRRFCLGLKKIEEIFKKHNHGFMWNEHLGFILTCPSNLGTGLRGGVHVKLPKLSTHPKFEEILTRLRLQKRGTGGVDTASVGGVFDISNADRLGSSEVEQVQLVVDGVKLMVEMEKKLEKGEAIDSMIPSQK; this comes from the exons ATGCCTTTTGGAAACACTCACAACAACTTCAAGCTGAACTATTCGTTGGATGATGAGTTCCCCGACCTTTCCCAGCACAACAACCACATGGCCAAGGCGTTGACTAAAGAAATATATGCCAAACTGAGGGACAAGCAGACTCCCACTGGTTACACTCTGGATGATGTCATTCAGACCGGAGTGGACAACCCAG GTCACCCCTTCATCATGACCGTGGGCTGTGTTGCTGGCGATGAGGAGTCCTATGACGTTTTCAAGGACCTTTTAGATCCTGTCATTTCTGACCGTCATGGTGGCTACAAGGCCACAGACAAGCACAGGACTGACCTGAACCATGAGAACCTGAAG GGCGGTGATGACCTTGACCCTAACTATGTTGTGAGCAGTCGCGTGCGTACCGGACGCAGCATCAAGGGATACTCCCTGCCCCCCCATAACAGCCGCGGTGAGCGCAGAGCCATTGAGAAGCTGTCTATCGAAG CTCTGAACAGCCTGGGCGGAGAGTTCAAGGGCAAATACTATCCCCTGAAGGACATGACTGaccaggagcaggagcagctgaTTGCTGACCACTTCCTCTTTGACAAACCAGTCTCGCCCCTTCTTCTAGCCGCCGGCATGGCTCGCGACTGGCCTGATGCAAGAGGCATTTG gcACAATGATGAGAAGACTTTCCTTGTCTGGGTGAATGAAGAGGATCATCTGCGTGTCATCTCCATGCAGCAGGGTGGCAACATGAGGGAAGTCTTCAGGCGATTCTGTCTTGGTCTGAAGAAG ATTGAGGAGATCTTCAAGAAACACAACCACGGTTTCATGTGGAACGAGCATCTTGGCTTCATTCTGACTTGCCCCTCCAATTTGGGCACTGGCCTCCGTGGCGGTGTGCACGTCAAGCTGCCCAAGCTGAGCACCCATCCCAAGTTCGAGGAGATTCTCACCAGGCTGCGTCTGCAGAAGCGCGGCACAG GTGGTGTGGACACTGCATCAGTGGGTGGTGTTTTTGACATCTCCAATGCTGACCGTCTGGGCTCCTCCGAAGTGGAGCAGGTCCAGCTGGTGGTTGATGGTGTGAAGCTCATGGttgaaatggagaaaaagctggaaaagGGAGAGGCCATTGATAGCATGATTCCTTCTCAGAAGTAA
- the rnf214 gene encoding RING finger protein 214, with protein MDGAALPEEDTPRWSVEEEMSNQLMSWSLEEASCWVAPFGDTGDQLYGMGLPGQGTKTEKQEDKQVETEPWTLETAVNTEENWESLMKSVGDYSAQLSLRYEALHKEQEVEQVKDESQMKLLELKREDAIRQQQALIDKMESLQVKLKLNCYKTTRKNFSAKKAELSEERDRLKEDANRLSVELEDADKKLASLVKEQTEESDTLQREIADLHKEMNRLQKGYEEASQAALKDEISAVEMQREASISQVEEWLASAQRYLDMLRRSDASHQNMQRRLEWEKKVAAARSSLGNLQRSFNEQLQFLRQGEQLDSLVPVTLPSLPHIPSLEFQMGLPASFAPMHMPPVFIPSPAIVLQPHFPSAATNSSHARSNSKSGTPAHQPVASTVPHTTLLNKLNTPSRPLSPAKPAPVAQPASAPADTAQPAGLLDKLLEKLGARFPHCSRNQLMSALQQIKSARGTMAGLSIEDLTQQVAQRLAQTEKPALGPIGPLQHAQRPTRPTQGSAAAHVFDIRTSQNVTSNSRKLCLMCQNQVEAGTQHNMSCSHIVHKECISLWLQSSKNNSCPFCPSK; from the exons ATGGACGGCGCAGCCCTTCCCGAGGAGGACACCCCTCGCTGGAGTGTGGAGGAGGAGATGTCCAACCAGCTCAT GTCCTGGTCCCTGGAGGAGGCCAGCTGCTGGGTGGCTCCATTTGGAGACACGGGAGACCAGCTGTACGGCATGGGGCTTCCTGGGCAGGGTaccaaaacagagaaacaagAGGACAAACAAGTTGAG ACAGAGCCATGGACATTAGAGACGGCAGTCAACACTGAGGAGAACTGGGAGTCATTGATG AAGTCAGTGGGCGATTACAGTGCACAGCTGAGCCTGAGGTATGAGGCTTTACAcaaagagcaggaggtggagcaaGTGAAAGATGAAAGCCAAATGAAGCTCCTGGAGCTCAAGAGGGAAGATGCCATACGGCAGCAGCAG GCGCTGATTGACAAGATGGAGTCCCTACAAGTGAAGCTCAAATTGAATTGCTACAAGACCACACGCAAGAACTTCAGTGCCAAGAAGGCAGAGCTGTCTGAAGAACGGGACCGGCTAAAGGAGGACGCAAACAG ACTATCTGTGGAGCTGGAGGATGCAGACAAAAAACTGGCATCACTAGTAAAAGAGCAGACTGAGGAAAG CGACACGTTACAGCGCGAGATTGCCGATTTGCACAAGGAGATGAATCGACTGCAAAAAGGGTATGAGGAGGCCAGCCAAGCCGCTCTAAAGGATGAG ataTCTGCTGTGGAGATGCAGCGTGAAGCAAGTATCTCTCAAGTGGAGGAGTGGCTAGCAAGTGCCCAGCGATACCTCGATATGCTCCGGAG GTCAGACGCCTCCCACCAGAACATGCAGCGCAGGctggaatgggaaaaaaaagtagcaGCTGCCCGCAGCAGCCTGGGGAACTTGCAG cGCAGTTTCAATGAGCAGCTGCAGTTCCTCCGCCAAGGTGAGCAGCTGGACAGCCTTGTCCCTGTCACGCTGCCCTCTCTTCCCCACATCCCCTCG CTTGAATTTCAGATGGGCCTTCCTGCTTCATTTGCACCAATGCACATGCCTCCCGTCTTCATTCCTTCCCCTGCGATTGTACTTCAGCCTCATTTCCCATCAGCCGCCACCAATTCCAGTCACGCTAGATCAAACTCCAAATCTGGAACTCCGGCCCATCAGCCTGTAGCCTCAACAGTCCCTCACACCAcccttttaaacaaattaaacaccCCTTCAAGACCCCTGTCCCCTGCCAAGCCTGCTCCCGTTGCACAGCCTGCTTCGGCTCCCGCCGACACTGCACAGCCTGCCGGTTTACTCGACAAACTGTTGGAGAAGCTGGGGGCCCGATTCCCACATTGCAGCAG GAACCAGCTCATGTCTGCGTTACAGCAAATCAAATCAGCTCGGGGCACCATGGCAGGCCTCTCCATTGAGGATCTCAcccagcaggtagcacagagACTGGCCCAGACAGAGAAACcg GCTTTAGGTCCAATTGGGCCTCTTCAGCATGCCCAGCGGCCCACGCGTCCTACACAAGGATCTGCTGCAGCCCATGTCTTTGACATTAGGACCTCACAG AACGTGACTTCCAACAGTCGCAAATTGTGCCTGATGTGCCAGAACCAGGTGGAGGCTGGAACCCAGCACAATATGAGCTGCTCCCACATCGTGCACAAGGAG tgtatcAGCTTGTGGCTGCAGTCCAGCAAGAACAACTCCTGTCCCTTCTGTCCATCCAAGTGA